Proteins found in one Pseudomonas sp. P8_241 genomic segment:
- a CDS encoding Wzz/FepE/Etk N-terminal domain-containing protein → MQINSTESRNEDELDFKELLVGLWKQKLWIIGFAVLGAAAAAAFLFINKTTYEAKAFVLPPSQSNIANFNYGRTRETELAPFSVKEIYGIFLQKLDGESLHREFFNKYYLPSLTPDERKAPQSLLYQQFLKVLFVVQEGKDSDNRFSITALNSDPAKAAEWVSTFVERAGALAKEETIKNAESEADVRARSLAQQIADMRESSQRTRSDSITRLQEALLVAEAIGLESPAIINSKSSREVDIGAMDGPLMYMRGSKALKAEIENLKTRRYDDPFINDLRLLQSKLNFYKGLVVDPNSVAVYTQDGSIEVPDSPIKKKSILVVVFGLLGGILGALVAIVRHYRLQSRSDLQKSTD, encoded by the coding sequence ATGCAGATCAATTCTACCGAGTCGCGCAACGAAGATGAGCTGGACTTCAAAGAGTTATTGGTTGGTTTGTGGAAGCAGAAACTTTGGATAATTGGTTTTGCTGTGTTAGGAGCAGCGGCTGCAGCCGCTTTTCTTTTTATCAATAAAACTACGTATGAAGCGAAAGCATTTGTGCTGCCACCTTCTCAAAGTAATATTGCAAACTTTAACTATGGGCGGACGCGTGAAACCGAGCTCGCACCTTTTTCTGTGAAGGAGATATACGGGATATTTTTGCAAAAATTAGATGGTGAGTCCCTTCATCGCGAATTTTTCAATAAATACTATTTGCCTTCATTGACGCCAGATGAACGAAAGGCTCCTCAGTCTTTACTCTATCAACAGTTTTTAAAAGTTCTTTTTGTTGTTCAAGAAGGAAAGGACTCTGATAATAGATTTTCAATTACTGCACTCAACAGTGACCCGGCAAAAGCTGCTGAGTGGGTCTCGACTTTTGTAGAGCGAGCGGGCGCACTGGCCAAAGAAGAAACAATAAAAAACGCCGAAAGCGAAGCCGATGTACGCGCTAGAAGCCTTGCTCAGCAGATTGCTGATATGCGGGAGAGCAGTCAACGTACGCGCTCAGACTCAATAACCAGACTTCAGGAGGCGTTGCTTGTCGCTGAAGCCATAGGCCTTGAAAGTCCTGCAATTATCAATTCAAAATCCTCGCGAGAAGTGGACATCGGAGCGATGGATGGGCCACTAATGTATATGCGTGGCAGTAAGGCGCTTAAAGCGGAAATCGAAAACTTGAAAACAAGACGGTACGATGATCCGTTTATCAATGATTTGCGATTGCTTCAGAGTAAATTAAATTTCTACAAGGGACTGGTTGTAGATCCAAATAGCGTTGCCGTATATACGCAGGATGGCTCGATTGAAGTGCCAGACAGTCCTATCAAAAAGAAAAGCATACTGGTTGTCGTATTTGGCCTTTTGGGCGGCATTCTGGGAGCTCTTGTTGCAATTGTTAGGCATTATCGACTTCAATCTAGAAGCGATCTTCAAAAAAGCACGGATTAA
- a CDS encoding transcription termination/antitermination NusG family protein, which translates to MGACNSWYLIQCKPRQDERAEENLVRQGFVVSRPKFARQQNGSTRQKPFFESLFPGYLFIYLPGETNWAPLRSTRGVHKIVGFGGQPLSVSDELVNELSNRGDSLTEKEISAGDKVRVLAGAFSDLDAIFLCSDGMERVVLLINFLNREQKIHLPRFCVTKN; encoded by the coding sequence ATGGGAGCATGTAACAGTTGGTATCTAATTCAGTGCAAGCCTCGGCAGGATGAGCGCGCGGAAGAGAACCTGGTGCGTCAGGGCTTCGTCGTTTCTCGACCTAAATTTGCTCGCCAGCAGAATGGATCAACCAGGCAGAAACCATTTTTTGAGTCATTGTTTCCTGGCTACCTTTTTATCTATCTGCCGGGAGAAACCAACTGGGCTCCTTTGCGTTCAACACGCGGAGTGCACAAGATCGTCGGATTTGGTGGGCAACCCCTTTCTGTCAGTGACGAACTCGTTAATGAGTTGAGCAACCGCGGAGATAGCTTGACCGAGAAAGAGATCAGCGCAGGAGACAAGGTCCGTGTTTTAGCCGGAGCGTTTTCTGATCTTGATGCAATTTTTCTCTGCTCAGACGGAATGGAGCGCGTCGTTTTGTTGATTAATTTTTTGAATCGAGAGCAAAAAATTCATTTGCCACGGTTCTGCGTGACCAAAAACTGA
- a CDS encoding sugar 3,4-ketoisomerase, giving the protein MTLIKWIEFQILGDERGSLVSIEQGALIPFEIKRIYYLYHTASGVSRGFHAHRNLKQVAICVSGKCRMVLDNGIQREDVWLDCATKGILIESMVWREMHDFTPDCVLLVIASEPYDESDYIRNYQNFLNVQSLKAD; this is encoded by the coding sequence ATGACTTTAATAAAATGGATAGAGTTTCAAATACTCGGAGACGAGCGGGGTAGCTTGGTTTCTATCGAACAAGGCGCGCTAATTCCGTTTGAGATAAAGCGAATTTACTATCTTTATCATACTGCTTCAGGTGTAAGCCGAGGGTTTCACGCGCATCGGAACCTCAAACAAGTTGCTATCTGCGTATCCGGGAAATGTCGTATGGTCTTGGATAATGGCATTCAAAGAGAAGATGTGTGGTTAGATTGCGCGACCAAAGGAATTCTTATCGAAAGCATGGTGTGGCGTGAGATGCACGATTTTACACCTGATTGTGTCTTGTTGGTCATCGCAAGTGAGCCGTATGATGAAAGTGATTACATCAGAAATTATCAAAATTTTTTGAATGTTCAGAGTTTGAAAGCTGATTAA
- a CDS encoding DegT/DnrJ/EryC1/StrS family aminotransferase, producing MVSFLSLANVNAQYRDELISAITEVVDSGWYIQGNNVKQFEQAFAQYCGARHCIGVGNGLDALILTLRAWKILGKLKSGDEVIVPANTYIATILAITENSLVPVLVEPDGKTFNISPDAIKSAITTKTRAIIPVHLYGQLADMPVIMGIAKQHNLLVLEDSAQAHGASHKDIKAGNWGDASGFSFYPGKNLGALGDGGAITTNDDELANTLRALANYGSHEKYRNVYQGVNSRLDEIQAAILNVKLKYLDADTQKRREIAHVYYNEIKNDAIVLPSIPCGQPDDYLGHVWHLFVLRCKERVALQAHLAAAGVQTVIHYPIPPHKQQAYPDLNRLSFPGTEVIHDEVLSLPISPVMTIEEARVVVDACNSFAPTGR from the coding sequence ATGGTTTCCTTTCTTAGCTTGGCAAATGTAAACGCTCAATACCGGGATGAGTTGATTTCTGCGATTACCGAAGTCGTTGATTCGGGCTGGTACATTCAAGGTAATAACGTAAAGCAATTTGAACAGGCATTCGCTCAGTATTGTGGGGCTCGGCATTGCATAGGTGTTGGTAATGGTCTTGATGCGTTGATTCTGACTCTTCGGGCGTGGAAAATTCTTGGGAAACTCAAAAGTGGCGACGAAGTCATTGTTCCAGCAAATACTTACATCGCAACAATTCTAGCGATAACAGAAAACAGTCTGGTTCCTGTGTTGGTCGAGCCCGATGGAAAAACCTTTAATATCAGTCCTGATGCCATTAAGTCTGCAATAACCACTAAAACCCGAGCAATCATCCCTGTCCATCTTTACGGGCAACTGGCAGACATGCCTGTGATTATGGGGATCGCTAAGCAGCATAATTTGCTGGTGCTTGAGGACTCCGCACAGGCCCACGGTGCTAGTCATAAAGACATCAAAGCGGGTAACTGGGGCGATGCATCTGGATTCAGTTTTTATCCAGGAAAAAATCTTGGCGCTCTAGGTGATGGAGGCGCAATTACTACTAATGATGATGAACTGGCGAATACTCTAAGGGCGTTAGCGAATTACGGTTCACACGAAAAGTATAGAAATGTTTATCAGGGAGTAAATAGCAGGCTTGATGAGATCCAAGCTGCGATATTAAATGTGAAGCTCAAGTATCTGGATGCGGACACTCAAAAAAGACGCGAGATTGCTCATGTTTATTACAACGAAATAAAAAATGATGCGATCGTATTACCTTCGATTCCATGCGGTCAGCCGGATGATTATCTGGGACATGTCTGGCATCTTTTTGTTTTACGTTGTAAAGAGCGAGTTGCTCTGCAGGCGCATCTTGCTGCCGCGGGCGTGCAGACGGTAATTCACTATCCGATTCCGCCGCACAAGCAACAGGCTTATCCTGATCTTAACAGACTGAGTTTCCCTGGAACTGAAGTAATTCACGACGAGGTCCTCAGCCTTCCAATTAGTCCTGTAATGACGATTGAGGAGGCTAGAGTTGTAGTCGATGCTTGTAACAGCTTTGCTCCGACAGGCCGATAA
- a CDS encoding acyltransferase codes for MIHFVLEKLAYLLKGRKIHVDRDISQTYLLGFMFSKVIMLVSGVFKFKRLTPYFVAPSAVIKESSKITSPKGLSIDRGCYIDALSRAGITFGSGVSINKYVTIECTGSVSNIGHGLLVGNNVGIGSHCFFGCAGGISIGDDVIIGNYVSFHSENHNFSDPEIPIRLQGVNRKGIKIGANCWIGAKVTILDGAIIEDGCVIAAGTLVRDGIYTANSVYGGVPAKFIKKRCVEIDAK; via the coding sequence TTGATCCACTTCGTGCTAGAAAAACTTGCGTATCTTTTAAAAGGACGCAAAATCCATGTGGATAGAGATATTTCGCAAACCTATTTGCTGGGTTTTATGTTTTCGAAAGTGATCATGTTGGTGAGTGGGGTCTTTAAGTTCAAGCGTCTAACCCCTTATTTTGTTGCTCCAAGTGCGGTCATAAAAGAATCGTCCAAGATCACCAGTCCCAAGGGGTTGTCGATTGATCGAGGATGCTATATTGACGCACTTTCTAGAGCCGGCATTACTTTCGGCAGCGGTGTCTCAATCAATAAGTACGTAACTATTGAATGTACCGGAAGCGTGAGTAATATAGGTCACGGTCTTTTAGTGGGTAATAATGTAGGTATTGGTTCCCATTGTTTTTTTGGGTGCGCCGGTGGAATCTCCATTGGGGATGATGTCATTATCGGAAATTACGTTTCGTTTCATTCCGAAAATCACAATTTTTCAGATCCGGAAATACCAATTAGATTGCAAGGTGTGAACAGGAAGGGGATAAAAATTGGCGCCAATTGCTGGATAGGAGCCAAGGTTACTATTTTGGATGGTGCCATTATCGAAGATGGTTGCGTTATCGCGGCGGGTACCTTAGTTCGGGATGGTATTTACACAGCGAACTCTGTATATGGCGGAGTGCCGGCAAAATTCATCAAGAAGCGCTGCGTTGAGATAGATGCCAAATGA
- a CDS encoding glycosyltransferase family 4 protein: MPRYDGCFQEVLMVCSLKEKPYKGVFEFLEVATLLESSADIKFTLVLNASALEIEKFFVETKVPTNVKLFGTTADVSSFYATSNILLNLSKPESWVETFGLTILEAMAFGIPCIVPPVGGPVELIEHEKQGYLFASDRTDEIAKKILFLSKSPEHCLAFSREAKIKSKQFSQQKFELDILKVLNAI; the protein is encoded by the coding sequence TTGCCACGTTATGATGGTTGTTTTCAAGAGGTGTTGATGGTTTGTTCATTGAAAGAGAAGCCTTATAAGGGGGTTTTTGAGTTTTTGGAAGTGGCCACTCTTCTGGAGTCGAGTGCTGATATCAAATTTACACTGGTATTGAATGCCAGTGCGTTGGAAATTGAAAAGTTTTTTGTCGAAACTAAAGTCCCAACCAATGTCAAATTGTTCGGAACTACTGCGGACGTCAGTTCGTTTTACGCAACGTCGAATATCCTGTTGAATCTTTCTAAGCCAGAAAGCTGGGTTGAGACCTTTGGTCTGACCATTCTCGAAGCAATGGCTTTCGGTATCCCCTGTATTGTACCTCCCGTGGGAGGACCGGTTGAGTTGATTGAGCACGAAAAGCAGGGCTATTTGTTTGCGTCTGATCGTACCGACGAGATTGCAAAGAAAATATTGTTTCTTTCTAAAAGCCCAGAGCACTGTCTAGCATTCTCTCGGGAGGCCAAGATCAAATCCAAGCAGTTCTCTCAACAAAAATTCGAGCTCGATATACTGAAGGTGTTAAATGCAATATAG
- a CDS encoding DUF1972 domain-containing protein, translating to MQYRVAIIGTVGLPAQYGGWESLSEQLVLNLDKTYDMTVYCSAFSYAERPKKFGNAKLVYIKLKANGFQSIPYDIVSMLRAYRESDVMLILGVSGCIALPVIRLLTKKAIIVNIDGFEWKRAKWSPLIKKFLKFSERLAVRFADRIVTDNKVLRDYVLSEYGVDSTLIAYGGDQALKSAVDEEAAVQFDFLNSPYAFSVCRIEPENNIHLILQAFSDNGIPLVLVGNWKQSEYGSELQRRYSAVKNLFLLDPIYDPAKLAPLRSNCTLYVHGHSAGGTNPSLVEAMWLGLPIIAFDVSFNRASTEDKAEYFKFC from the coding sequence ATGCAATATAGAGTTGCCATAATAGGAACTGTAGGTCTTCCAGCACAATATGGTGGGTGGGAATCGCTGTCTGAGCAATTGGTTCTGAACCTTGATAAAACCTATGATATGACGGTTTATTGCAGCGCCTTCAGTTATGCAGAGCGCCCTAAAAAGTTCGGAAATGCCAAGCTGGTCTATATCAAGTTAAAGGCGAATGGCTTCCAAAGTATTCCGTACGATATTGTGAGCATGTTGCGAGCATATCGTGAAAGCGATGTGATGTTGATCTTGGGTGTCTCAGGCTGTATTGCGTTACCTGTTATACGCCTGCTCACCAAAAAAGCAATTATTGTTAATATTGATGGTTTTGAGTGGAAGAGAGCTAAGTGGTCTCCACTGATCAAGAAGTTTTTGAAGTTTTCCGAACGTCTTGCAGTCAGGTTTGCTGATCGGATTGTGACGGACAATAAAGTCCTTCGTGACTATGTACTTAGTGAATATGGAGTTGATAGTACGCTTATTGCTTATGGTGGTGACCAAGCTTTGAAAAGTGCGGTCGATGAAGAAGCTGCCGTTCAGTTCGATTTTCTGAATTCTCCATATGCATTTTCTGTGTGTCGTATCGAGCCGGAAAATAATATACACTTGATTTTGCAGGCGTTCAGTGATAATGGGATTCCGTTGGTTCTTGTAGGAAACTGGAAACAGAGCGAATACGGTTCGGAGCTGCAAAGGCGTTATTCTGCAGTTAAAAATTTATTTTTGCTTGATCCGATATATGACCCTGCGAAGCTGGCACCGTTGCGCAGTAACTGCACGCTGTATGTACATGGTCATAGTGCTGGCGGTACGAATCCATCGTTGGTGGAAGCGATGTGGTTGGGATTGCCCATTATCGCCTTTGACGTTTCATTTAACCGAGCGTCTACCGAAGATAAGGCCGAGTATTTCAAGTTCTGCTAG
- a CDS encoding NAD-dependent epimerase/dehydratase family protein: protein MDVVIHSAARVHVMSETDPDPLAAFRAVNVEATLRLAKEAELAGAKRFIYISSIKVNGESTRPGVPFRADDVPSPQDPYGVSKMEAEQALLKMSESSAMDVVIIRPVLVYGPGVKANFASMMNWLMTGVPLPLGLIKNKRSLVSSFNLAHLVLHCVDHPKASNKIFLVSDGEDLSTTQLLKKLKFFLDSHSLLLPIPEWLIKLCASLIFRRNIATRLCGSLQVDISETIHLLGWTPPQTVDEGLGITAKHFRSIKNKNK, encoded by the coding sequence GTGGATGTAGTCATTCATTCCGCTGCTCGGGTTCATGTCATGTCGGAGACGGATCCCGATCCGTTGGCAGCGTTTCGCGCGGTAAACGTCGAGGCTACGCTGCGTCTGGCAAAAGAGGCTGAACTGGCCGGAGCCAAAAGGTTCATTTACATAAGCTCTATAAAAGTGAATGGTGAATCGACGCGTCCTGGTGTGCCTTTCCGTGCTGATGATGTACCTTCGCCTCAAGACCCCTACGGTGTGTCCAAGATGGAGGCGGAGCAAGCGCTTCTAAAAATGTCAGAAAGCTCTGCTATGGATGTTGTTATCATCAGACCTGTGCTGGTGTATGGACCTGGTGTCAAAGCCAACTTCGCGTCAATGATGAATTGGTTAATGACGGGAGTACCATTGCCACTGGGTCTGATAAAAAATAAAAGAAGCCTTGTGTCATCCTTTAATCTTGCACATCTAGTGCTCCACTGCGTGGATCACCCTAAAGCCTCGAACAAAATATTTCTTGTGAGTGATGGTGAGGATTTATCCACGACGCAGTTACTTAAAAAGCTGAAATTTTTCCTGGACAGCCATAGCCTTCTGTTACCAATTCCAGAATGGCTTATAAAATTATGTGCATCGCTGATTTTTAGGCGGAATATAGCAACAAGATTGTGTGGTTCACTCCAAGTGGACATTTCTGAAACGATACATTTGCTTGGTTGGACTCCACCGCAGACGGTAGATGAAGGGCTTGGAATCACTGCAAAGCACTTTAGGTCTATCAAGAATAAAAATAAATAA
- a CDS encoding acyltransferase: MIVTESKNNNSFNLVRMMAALFVLVSHSYPLSLGPSEKEPLFSIFGFTLGGVGVITFFVISGYFISLSWARSSGLVDFFCARFLRIYPGLVVVLCVTAFVIGPLYTEVSVKEYFSSETTYGYITNNLWLKNIQFGLLDVFEDNVYPGVNGSLWTLYYEVVLYGLVAVLGYFSIVGNARRFLWFLFVYTVVYILFKFFVLNSEAAAGLFRTKSLHTWSLPFVVGMSFFQFWSSMRHKLAIVIVLVLLCCLFYGSNWFLEAFIIAWCFVVFLVGFATSKVSRFYNRLGDYSFGVYIYAFPIQQIIAHHFPLVQPVQMITLAFPLSLLAALVSWHLIEKPCMRYRGGLANLLKAPRAVLKKRRL, translated from the coding sequence TTGATTGTTACAGAGTCAAAAAATAATAATAGTTTTAACCTTGTCAGAATGATGGCCGCATTATTTGTACTTGTGTCTCATTCTTACCCTCTGTCTCTGGGGCCTTCCGAGAAGGAGCCGTTATTTTCAATATTCGGTTTCACGCTCGGCGGGGTAGGTGTTATCACATTTTTTGTGATATCTGGATATTTCATATCGTTGAGTTGGGCTCGGTCGTCTGGCCTGGTCGATTTTTTTTGCGCAAGGTTCCTTCGGATTTATCCAGGCTTGGTGGTCGTATTGTGCGTCACAGCGTTTGTGATTGGTCCGCTATACACTGAGGTTTCTGTAAAAGAGTATTTTTCAAGCGAAACTACCTATGGATACATCACTAATAATCTATGGTTGAAAAATATTCAGTTCGGATTGTTGGATGTTTTTGAGGATAATGTTTATCCCGGTGTAAATGGTTCGTTGTGGACGCTTTATTACGAAGTGGTACTTTACGGACTCGTAGCGGTACTTGGATATTTTTCGATTGTGGGTAATGCACGTCGTTTCCTGTGGTTTCTATTTGTGTATACAGTCGTTTATATTTTGTTCAAATTTTTTGTACTCAATAGCGAAGCGGCAGCAGGCTTGTTTAGAACGAAAAGCTTACACACATGGAGTTTGCCATTTGTTGTAGGAATGAGTTTCTTCCAGTTTTGGAGTTCAATGCGACACAAGCTTGCAATAGTAATTGTCCTCGTGCTGCTGTGTTGTTTGTTTTATGGATCTAACTGGTTTCTGGAGGCTTTTATAATAGCCTGGTGCTTTGTTGTGTTTCTCGTTGGGTTCGCAACGTCGAAGGTGTCAAGGTTCTATAACCGTCTTGGTGATTATTCTTTTGGAGTTTATATCTACGCCTTCCCTATTCAACAAATCATAGCGCATCATTTTCCACTTGTTCAACCTGTTCAAATGATCACTTTGGCATTTCCACTTTCACTCCTGGCGGCATTGGTTTCTTGGCATCTTATTGAGAAGCCCTGTATGCGTTACCGGGGCGGATTGGCAAATCTGCTTAAAGCACCCAGGGCAGTGTTGAAAAAGCGGCGTCTATAA
- a CDS encoding sugar transferase — protein sequence MKRFLDLLLALCVLLVLIVPIIIVAIAVKLTSVGPVFYWSDRVGINNSIFKMPKFRSMRTGTPAVATHLLSDPDQYLTPIGGFLRRSSLDELPQLWSILVGNMSFVGPRPALFNQVDLIQQRTEKGIHMLRPGLTGWAQINGRDELPIPVKVQFDAEYLARQSLWLDLKILCLTFLKVVRRDGVSH from the coding sequence ATGAAGCGGTTTCTCGATTTGTTATTGGCACTTTGTGTGTTGCTCGTTCTGATTGTTCCGATCATAATCGTTGCTATTGCTGTAAAGTTGACATCTGTTGGGCCTGTTTTTTACTGGTCGGATAGGGTTGGTATCAATAACTCAATTTTTAAGATGCCTAAATTTCGCTCTATGCGTACGGGCACCCCGGCGGTGGCGACACATCTTCTAAGTGATCCAGATCAGTACCTGACGCCTATCGGCGGTTTTCTCAGGCGCTCCAGCTTGGACGAACTTCCACAGCTATGGAGTATTTTGGTCGGCAATATGAGTTTTGTCGGTCCCCGCCCCGCATTGTTTAACCAAGTGGACCTGATTCAGCAGCGTACTGAAAAAGGTATTCATATGCTTCGTCCTGGCCTGACTGGTTGGGCTCAGATTAATGGTAGAGACGAACTGCCTATTCCCGTCAAAGTTCAATTTGATGCAGAGTATTTGGCCCGGCAATCCTTATGGCTTGACCTGAAAATATTGTGCCTGACGTTTCTCAAAGTCGTGCGTCGCGATGGTGTATCCCATTGA
- a CDS encoding polysaccharide biosynthesis protein: protein MINKVRWWLLALPRSYKRLLQVITDVILLWFALWLAFIVRLGIDEMINPFRIHTWLFISAPIVAIPLFVRFGMYRAVMRYFGNDALVTVIKAVSLSALTLSFIVYWYSNHQAVVPRSIIFNYWWLSMIMVGGLRLAMRQYFLGDWFSATQHVPFTNRDDGLPKVSIYGAGAAGNQLVAALRMGRVMRPVAFIDDDEGISNHVISGLQVYKPRDIQRMIEITGAQEILLAIPSSTRARRREVLEFLETFPLHVRSVPGFMDLASGRVKVDDIQEVDIADLLGRDAVPAQASLLEHCIKDQVVLVTGAGGSIGSELCRQIVALRPTVLLMFDHSEFNLYSILSELERRLARESLSLRLVPILGSVRNQVKLLDIMNTWRVSTVYHAAAYKHVPMVEHNIAEGVLNNVIGTLNTAQAALEAGVSNFVLISTDKAVRPTNVMGSTKRLAELTLQALSREVAPILFGDKGNVSRVNKTRFTMVRFGNVLGSSGSVIPLFHSQIKSGGPLTVTHPKITRYFMTIPEAAQLVIQAGSMGRGGDVFVLDMGEPVKIVELAEKMIHLSGLSIRSDKNLHGDISIEFTGLRPGEKLYEELLIGDNVAATQHPMIMSANEDYLAWDVLKAKLTELLAAVELDDYARVRQLLRDTVSGYAPDGEIVDWIYQQRRLEP, encoded by the coding sequence ATGATTAACAAGGTGCGTTGGTGGTTGTTGGCTCTTCCAAGAAGCTATAAACGACTGTTGCAAGTTATAACTGACGTAATTCTCTTATGGTTTGCCCTATGGCTTGCGTTTATCGTACGCTTGGGAATCGACGAGATGATTAATCCGTTTCGGATTCATACTTGGCTGTTTATCTCTGCTCCTATTGTTGCCATTCCCCTGTTTGTGCGTTTCGGCATGTACCGAGCCGTAATGCGTTATTTCGGAAATGACGCATTAGTTACAGTTATCAAAGCCGTTAGCCTGTCAGCCCTTACGTTATCATTTATTGTATACTGGTATAGTAATCACCAAGCTGTTGTTCCTCGCTCGATCATTTTCAATTATTGGTGGCTGAGTATGATCATGGTCGGGGGGTTGAGGCTCGCCATGCGTCAGTATTTTTTGGGTGACTGGTTCTCGGCAACCCAACATGTCCCGTTCACCAACCGCGACGATGGACTTCCGAAGGTTTCGATATATGGCGCCGGGGCCGCTGGGAACCAACTGGTCGCGGCGCTACGCATGGGGCGCGTTATGCGCCCAGTGGCCTTCATTGACGATGATGAAGGTATTTCGAATCACGTAATTTCTGGTCTTCAGGTGTATAAACCTCGGGACATTCAGCGAATGATCGAAATCACGGGGGCTCAGGAAATACTGTTGGCCATTCCATCATCTACACGCGCTCGCCGTCGTGAGGTACTGGAGTTCCTGGAAACCTTTCCTCTGCATGTGCGTAGTGTTCCCGGTTTCATGGATCTGGCCAGCGGTCGAGTAAAAGTGGACGATATTCAGGAGGTCGATATTGCAGACCTCTTGGGCAGAGATGCAGTACCAGCACAAGCTAGTTTGCTCGAGCATTGCATTAAGGATCAGGTAGTCCTTGTGACCGGAGCAGGTGGTTCGATTGGCTCGGAGCTCTGTCGCCAGATCGTAGCGCTGCGCCCCACAGTACTTCTAATGTTTGATCATAGTGAGTTCAATCTCTATAGCATTCTTTCAGAACTTGAAAGACGACTGGCGCGGGAGTCATTGTCTTTGCGTCTTGTACCTATCCTTGGTTCCGTTCGCAATCAGGTTAAGTTGCTCGACATCATGAACACCTGGCGTGTAAGCACGGTTTATCACGCCGCTGCTTACAAACATGTTCCTATGGTTGAACACAATATTGCCGAAGGCGTGCTGAATAACGTGATCGGCACGCTCAATACAGCGCAGGCTGCGTTAGAAGCAGGTGTTTCTAATTTCGTATTGATTTCCACGGACAAGGCAGTACGCCCGACCAATGTGATGGGTAGTACAAAGCGCCTTGCTGAATTGACTCTTCAGGCGCTCAGTCGGGAGGTTGCGCCGATCTTGTTCGGTGATAAAGGGAACGTCTCTCGAGTCAATAAAACCCGTTTCACTATGGTGCGTTTCGGTAATGTGCTTGGTTCTTCTGGCTCTGTGATTCCACTGTTTCACAGTCAGATCAAATCGGGCGGACCGTTGACCGTCACTCATCCGAAAATCACTCGCTACTTCATGACCATCCCCGAGGCGGCACAACTAGTGATTCAAGCTGGGTCGATGGGGCGCGGTGGTGATGTGTTCGTGCTGGACATGGGGGAGCCGGTCAAGATAGTCGAGTTGGCGGAGAAGATGATTCACCTTTCCGGTTTGAGCATTCGTTCGGACAAGAACCTCCATGGCGACATCTCGATTGAATTTACAGGTCTTCGTCCCGGCGAAAAGCTTTATGAAGAGTTGCTGATTGGTGACAATGTGGCAGCAACCCAGCATCCGATGATCATGAGTGCAAATGAAGATTATCTCGCTTGGGACGTGCTGAAGGCCAAGCTAACTGAATTGCTTGCAGCGGTTGAGCTGGATGACTATGCCAGAGTTCGTCAGTTACTGCGCGATACCGTTAGTGGCTATGCCCCCGATGGAGAAATCGTCGACTGGATCTATCAGCAACGTCGACTCGAACCCTAA
- a CDS encoding acyltransferase, translating to MDDFFVHPGALCESNKIGARTKVWAFTHVLPGAVIGADCNICDHVFIENDVVVGDRVTIKCGVQLWDGVELEHDVFIGPNVTFTNDMAPRSKVYPEKFLRTTVKRGASLGANCTILPGITIGANAMVAAGAVVTRDVPDNCLVVGCPAKVVGLVKDADRV from the coding sequence ATGGATGATTTTTTTGTTCACCCAGGCGCGCTTTGTGAATCAAATAAAATAGGTGCACGCACTAAAGTGTGGGCCTTCACTCACGTGCTCCCCGGTGCAGTAATAGGCGCAGACTGCAATATCTGTGATCACGTTTTTATTGAGAACGACGTTGTCGTAGGTGATCGGGTGACAATCAAGTGCGGCGTTCAGCTATGGGACGGCGTGGAACTCGAACATGATGTTTTTATCGGTCCTAATGTGACCTTTACAAACGATATGGCTCCGCGCAGCAAGGTCTACCCAGAAAAATTTTTGCGCACGACGGTGAAACGAGGAGCATCACTTGGCGCGAACTGCACCATTCTGCCCGGCATCACCATCGGTGCAAATGCCATGGTGGCGGCAGGGGCTGTAGTTACCAGAGATGTTCCGGATAACTGCTTGGTAGTTGGTTGTCCAGCGAAAGTTGTAGGGTTGGTGAAAGACGCCGATCGGGTTTGA